A stretch of the Bradyrhizobium arachidis genome encodes the following:
- a CDS encoding FecR domain-containing protein, translating into MLAWRRCASALLLLALPLLTALMAGASDARASDRIEFAQAQPQAQPTPEATPAAPQAPAPATPAAEPVEEPIGNVAAVTGIATVIRNKNSISLKVRDDIYLNDTVQTASSSSLSITFNDSTTFNLSASAKITIDNYVYEDGGKQNAAIFDVGKGTVAFVAAAVAKTGDMTITTPTATLGIRGTTGVVEVPEGTSAGAAAANNVNIKLYPDADGRVGRIEVNDRTSGGRLGFLTQASSGFAIRPGTGGMRFAAVPITIPPQQIARDQGFVRQVHLAQTTGRQIVTEQRDFRRANPGVLNPNRPQRQGQPGQPPQQQQRPNAVPGQPQQPQRPNGQPGQNRPGQQTPPVTPNRQGAQPPQRQGGAVQPGTPRAGQGQTPGAPRAGQGQQQGGRQGQPQGTGQPAGGPPRTGQTPPQQGGTTPAQPSVTPPPQTPRTGLQPGQPGAPAALPPQQGGMQRQPGLQPRLPAAQRPATAPRKPAPAPKEKERR; encoded by the coding sequence CGTCCGACCGAATCGAGTTCGCACAAGCCCAACCGCAGGCGCAGCCGACGCCTGAGGCAACACCGGCCGCGCCGCAAGCGCCGGCTCCAGCAACGCCGGCGGCCGAGCCTGTCGAGGAGCCGATCGGCAACGTCGCGGCGGTCACGGGGATCGCGACCGTGATCCGCAACAAGAACTCGATCTCGCTGAAAGTCCGCGACGACATCTATCTCAACGACACCGTGCAGACCGCGTCGAGCTCGTCGCTCAGCATCACCTTCAACGATTCCACCACGTTCAACCTCTCGGCGTCCGCAAAGATCACCATCGACAACTACGTCTATGAGGACGGCGGCAAGCAGAACGCGGCGATCTTCGACGTCGGCAAGGGCACGGTCGCCTTCGTTGCCGCGGCGGTGGCCAAGACCGGCGACATGACGATCACGACGCCGACCGCGACGCTCGGCATCCGCGGCACCACCGGCGTCGTCGAGGTGCCGGAAGGCACGAGCGCCGGCGCTGCGGCGGCCAACAACGTCAACATCAAGCTCTATCCCGACGCCGACGGACGGGTTGGACGCATCGAGGTCAACGACCGCACCAGCGGCGGCCGGCTCGGATTCCTGACGCAGGCCTCCAGCGGTTTTGCGATCCGCCCCGGCACCGGAGGGATGCGCTTTGCCGCCGTGCCCATCACCATCCCGCCGCAGCAGATCGCGCGCGACCAGGGTTTTGTCCGCCAGGTGCATTTGGCCCAGACCACGGGACGGCAGATCGTCACCGAGCAGCGCGATTTCCGCCGCGCCAATCCGGGCGTGCTGAACCCGAATCGCCCGCAGCGGCAGGGTCAGCCGGGTCAGCCGCCGCAGCAGCAACAGCGCCCGAACGCCGTGCCGGGACAGCCGCAACAGCCGCAGCGTCCGAACGGCCAGCCGGGGCAGAACCGTCCGGGTCAGCAGACGCCGCCGGTTACGCCTAACCGCCAAGGCGCTCAGCCCCCGCAGCGGCAGGGCGGCGCCGTGCAGCCGGGCACGCCGCGCGCGGGACAGGGACAAACTCCGGGAGCGCCGCGCGCGGGACAAGGTCAGCAGCAAGGCGGACGTCAGGGGCAACCGCAAGGCACCGGTCAGCCGGCGGGCGGACCGCCGCGCACCGGGCAGACGCCGCCGCAACAAGGCGGCACCACGCCGGCGCAGCCGAGCGTGACGCCTCCGCCGCAAACACCGCGCACGGGATTGCAGCCCGGACAACCCGGCGCACCGGCAGCCCTCCCGCCGCAACAGGGCGGCATGCAGCGCCAGCCCGGATTGCAGCCGCGACTGCCGGCTGCGCAACGGCCGGCAACTGCGCCAAGAAAGCCGGCGCCCGCGCCGAAGGAGAAGGAGCGGCGTTAG